Proteins found in one Thermopolyspora flexuosa genomic segment:
- a CDS encoding sensor histidine kinase, with translation MGAETRGGTWPCRVRHLVISLGVALAGYGVFVLVLLGAVACLVGGLPLFVKAVELNRRLADFQRARVGVEPGSPYPPMPDGTLAKVLTILGTPATARDLLWVALPGQLFLAVIGALLWLSGVQGVLTAGLWAIGQFPDAEYLGMPITGPGSALLATLAAALALFLGLRAPGPAVELERRYCRWLLAPTQKAQLAARVERLTRTRSEAVDASAAELRRIERDLHDGAQARLVALTMNLGMAEDLLDQDPQAAKALIADARQGAHTALTELRDLVRGIHPPLLADRGIEGALRSLAMSSAVP, from the coding sequence ATGGGCGCCGAGACGCGCGGCGGCACCTGGCCGTGCCGGGTCCGCCACCTCGTGATCAGCTTGGGCGTCGCGCTCGCCGGGTACGGCGTGTTCGTCCTGGTCCTCCTCGGCGCGGTGGCGTGCCTGGTCGGCGGGCTGCCGCTGTTCGTCAAGGCGGTCGAGCTGAACCGGCGGCTGGCCGATTTCCAGCGGGCCAGGGTCGGGGTCGAACCCGGCTCGCCGTACCCGCCGATGCCGGACGGCACCCTGGCCAAGGTCCTCACCATCCTGGGCACCCCGGCCACCGCCCGCGACCTGCTGTGGGTCGCCCTCCCCGGGCAGCTCTTCCTGGCGGTGATCGGCGCGCTCCTGTGGCTCAGCGGCGTACAGGGCGTCCTCACCGCCGGGCTGTGGGCGATCGGACAGTTCCCCGACGCCGAGTACCTGGGCATGCCGATCACCGGCCCGGGCTCCGCCCTGCTCGCCACCCTGGCCGCCGCGCTCGCGCTCTTCCTGGGCCTGCGCGCCCCCGGCCCGGCGGTCGAGCTGGAGCGGCGGTACTGCCGGTGGCTGCTCGCCCCGACCCAGAAGGCGCAGCTCGCCGCGCGCGTGGAACGGCTGACCCGGACCAGGTCGGAGGCCGTGGACGCCTCCGCCGCCGAGCTGCGCCGCATCGAACGCGACCTGCACGACGGCGCCCAGGCCCGGCTCGTCGCCCTGACCATGAACCTCGGCATGGCCGAGGACCTGCTCGACCAGGACCCGCAGGCCGCCAAGGCCCTGATCGCCGACGCGCGGCAGGGCGCGCACACCGCCCTGACCGAGCTGCGCGACCTGGTGCGCGGCATCCACCCGCCGCTGCTCGCCGACCGCGGCATCGAGGGCGCACTACGCTCGCTGGCGATGAGCAGCGCCGTACC
- a CDS encoding serine hydrolase domain-containing protein: protein MISIRDIRRSRSLRRRAGLLGTAVLATLTVTAAPAASAVPAAERHATASDSVDVVQRGLDRLVGKYGFPAALASVRGRDGGIRHHTAGVADLRTKAEVPVDGYVRIGSNTKTYTAVLVLQLVEEGKVKLDEPVETYLPGLIRGNGNDGRRITVRQVLQHTSGLPNYTNIFAKGLEPHRHRYLQPLETLHIALKEKRRFKPGTKWEYSNTNYTVAGLIVEKVTGRPYIEELNRRIINRLGLRHTYLPNVGDQNVRAPHAKGYHADDPRRPLIEYTRSDPSFGWAAGAMIARPSDVNRFFRALLDGELLGEKALKEMRRTVPAPELGSGARYGLGIASYRLSCGVRAWGHGGDIPGYHTVNAATDDGRAAIVAVTRLPRDLKEIEATQQVLDTALCRG from the coding sequence ATGATCTCGATTCGCGACATCCGGCGTTCTCGTTCCCTTCGCCGCCGTGCCGGGCTCCTCGGCACCGCCGTACTGGCGACCCTCACCGTGACCGCGGCCCCTGCGGCCTCCGCCGTACCCGCGGCCGAGCGGCACGCCACCGCGTCCGATTCCGTCGACGTCGTCCAGCGGGGGCTGGACAGGCTCGTCGGCAAGTACGGGTTCCCCGCCGCGCTCGCCTCCGTGCGCGGGCGTGACGGCGGGATCCGCCACCACACCGCCGGTGTGGCCGACCTGAGGACCAAGGCCGAGGTGCCGGTCGACGGGTACGTGCGCATCGGCAGCAACACCAAGACGTACACCGCCGTGCTCGTGCTGCAGCTCGTCGAGGAGGGCAAGGTCAAGCTGGACGAGCCGGTCGAGACGTACCTGCCGGGGCTCATCCGCGGCAACGGCAACGACGGCCGCCGCATCACCGTGCGGCAGGTGCTGCAGCACACCAGTGGCCTGCCCAACTACACGAACATCTTCGCCAAAGGCCTGGAGCCCCACCGGCACCGGTACCTTCAGCCGCTCGAGACGTTGCACATCGCGCTGAAGGAGAAGCGCCGCTTCAAGCCCGGCACGAAGTGGGAGTACAGCAACACCAACTACACCGTCGCCGGGCTGATCGTGGAGAAGGTCACCGGCCGGCCGTACATCGAGGAGCTCAACCGGAGGATCATCAACAGGCTCGGGCTCCGGCACACCTATCTGCCGAACGTCGGCGACCAGAACGTGCGTGCCCCGCACGCCAAGGGGTACCACGCCGACGATCCGCGCAGGCCGCTCATCGAGTACACCCGGTCCGACCCGTCCTTCGGCTGGGCCGCGGGCGCGATGATCGCCCGGCCGAGCGACGTCAACCGCTTCTTCCGCGCCCTGCTCGACGGCGAGCTGCTCGGCGAGAAGGCGCTGAAGGAGATGCGCCGGACCGTGCCCGCGCCGGAGCTCGGCTCCGGTGCCCGGTACGGCCTCGGCATCGCGAGCTACAGGCTGAGCTGCGGCGTACGCGCCTGGGGCCACGGCGGCGACATCCCCGGCTACCACACGGTCAACGCCGCCACCGACGACGGCCGCGCCGCCATCGTGGCCGTCACCCGGCTCCCCCGCGACCTCAAGGAGATCGAGGCCACGCAGCAGGTCCTCGACACCGCCCTGTGCCGCGGCTGA
- a CDS encoding GNAT family N-acetyltransferase, whose translation MHPTSHEPPPGGEATVLTTARLTLPPWHDRYFEDLVRLSGDDRVMRLIGSGPWTRAYTLERHEQALRQWQREGFGLRAILYEGRFAGLVSLSPCTDPAFPAPAREIGWWLAPGLWGRGLATEAALAVRDEAFRLSTAALVARCHPDNRSSERIMRKLGMTFHTPGLDRYGRPCRIYAMPRPDAHRPHCEP comes from the coding sequence ATGCACCCCACATCACACGAACCCCCGCCAGGCGGTGAGGCCACCGTGCTCACCACCGCCCGCCTGACCCTTCCGCCCTGGCACGACCGCTACTTCGAGGACCTCGTCCGCCTCTCCGGCGACGACCGCGTCATGCGCCTCATCGGCTCCGGCCCGTGGACCCGCGCCTACACCCTCGAACGCCACGAGCAGGCGCTACGGCAGTGGCAACGCGAAGGCTTCGGCCTCCGCGCGATCCTTTACGAGGGCCGCTTCGCCGGCCTGGTCTCCCTGAGCCCGTGCACCGACCCCGCCTTCCCCGCCCCGGCCCGCGAGATCGGCTGGTGGCTCGCCCCCGGCCTCTGGGGCCGCGGCCTCGCCACCGAGGCCGCCCTGGCCGTCCGCGACGAGGCCTTCCGCCTGTCCACGGCCGCGCTGGTCGCCCGCTGCCACCCGGACAACCGCTCCTCCGAACGCATCATGCGCAAACTCGGCATGACCTTCCACACCCCCGGCCTCGACCGCTACGGCCGGCCCTGCCGCATCTATGCGATGCCCCGGCCCGATGCCCACCGGCCGCATTGCGAGCCCTGA
- a CDS encoding alpha/beta fold hydrolase, translating to MSVGIAEPERLGKTTLPDGRVLGWAEWGPLDGVPVLLCSGAATSRWLGFGADAVHALRVRLVSVDRPGLGVSTPLPGRTFDHFVTDIRHLATVRGLGRPVVVGNSQGAPFALALALGGAASAVAIVSGADEVALPEFADRLPEDLRNLVELTAKDPAEAERAFAEFDADRMWAMVMDGSPPCDRRVYEDPAFAGAYRRALEEGFAQGPGGYARDTVLAMGRWPFDLARIDVPVDIWYGEQDRSHSPDNGETLAARIPGARRHLVPGIGGAVLWTEAERILRACLEAAGVSRT from the coding sequence ATGAGTGTGGGAATCGCCGAACCCGAGCGGCTTGGGAAGACCACACTCCCCGACGGGCGGGTGCTCGGCTGGGCGGAGTGGGGGCCGCTGGACGGGGTGCCGGTACTGCTGTGTTCCGGGGCGGCGACGAGCCGTTGGCTGGGCTTCGGGGCGGACGCCGTACACGCGCTGCGGGTACGGCTCGTCTCGGTGGACCGGCCGGGGCTCGGCGTGTCCACGCCGCTGCCGGGGAGGACGTTCGACCACTTCGTGACGGACATCCGGCATCTGGCCACGGTACGCGGGCTGGGCCGGCCCGTCGTGGTGGGGAACTCGCAGGGGGCGCCGTTCGCGCTGGCGCTCGCGCTCGGCGGGGCGGCGTCCGCGGTGGCGATCGTGTCGGGCGCGGACGAGGTCGCGCTGCCCGAGTTCGCCGACCGGCTGCCGGAGGACCTGCGTAATCTCGTCGAGCTGACGGCCAAGGACCCGGCCGAGGCGGAGCGGGCCTTCGCGGAGTTCGACGCCGACCGGATGTGGGCGATGGTGATGGACGGCAGCCCGCCCTGCGACCGCCGGGTGTACGAGGACCCGGCGTTCGCGGGCGCGTACCGGCGTGCCCTGGAGGAGGGCTTCGCGCAGGGGCCGGGCGGGTACGCCCGCGACACCGTGCTGGCGATGGGCAGGTGGCCGTTCGACCTCGCCAGGATCGATGTGCCGGTCGACATCTGGTACGGCGAGCAGGACCGGAGCCACTCGCCGGACAACGGGGAGACCCTCGCGGCCCGCATCCCGGGCGCCCGGCGGCATCTGGTGCCGGGCATCGGCGGGGCGGTGCTGTGGACCGAGGCCGAGCGCATCCTGCGCGCCTGCCTGGAGGCGGCCGGGGTGAGCCGTACGTGA
- a CDS encoding ROK family transcriptional regulator gives MTSTHKAVRHDVMRARNLAVVLGEIDRSGPLSRAALAERTGLTKTTVSKLVADLIDGGMVVETGAVRGGERGRPGVAVQVHGGRVAALGLEIGIDYLAGCVVDLTRTVRLRRRLPADNRSAPPEEVIARMGGLGDALVREAAGLGLVVVEAELAIPGPIDPGSSLVHYAPNLGWRDVALAELLQVPVPVRVDNEANLAALGELWFGAGAALGNFLHISGEIGIGAGVVVGGRLFRGAHGFAGELGHVVVVPDGDECRCGGRGCLERYAGQDVLLGDAPDLAALTARLAAGDPVASATCRNAGEALGIALTSAVHLLDPDTIVLGGVFGELYPWLSGPVAETMASRLRRFRGAVPELIASKVGPDAAILGAAGSVIMRIIADPAAFLSAAAQPA, from the coding sequence ATGACATCGACTCACAAGGCGGTGCGGCACGACGTGATGCGTGCCCGCAATCTCGCCGTCGTGCTCGGCGAGATCGACCGCTCCGGGCCGCTGTCCCGGGCCGCGCTCGCCGAGCGCACCGGGCTCACCAAGACCACCGTGTCGAAGCTCGTCGCCGACCTCATCGACGGCGGCATGGTGGTCGAGACGGGCGCGGTCCGCGGCGGCGAGCGGGGCCGGCCCGGCGTCGCCGTACAGGTGCACGGCGGGCGGGTCGCCGCGCTCGGCCTGGAGATCGGCATCGACTACCTCGCCGGATGCGTCGTCGACCTCACCCGAACGGTACGGCTCCGCCGCCGGCTGCCCGCGGACAACCGGTCGGCCCCGCCCGAGGAGGTGATCGCCCGGATGGGCGGGCTCGGCGACGCGCTGGTGCGCGAGGCGGCCGGGCTCGGGCTCGTGGTCGTCGAGGCGGAGCTCGCCATCCCCGGCCCCATCGACCCCGGGTCCTCGCTGGTGCACTACGCCCCCAACCTCGGCTGGCGCGACGTCGCGCTCGCCGAGCTGCTCCAGGTGCCGGTCCCGGTGCGGGTGGACAACGAGGCGAACCTCGCCGCGCTCGGCGAGCTGTGGTTCGGCGCGGGCGCGGCGCTCGGCAACTTTCTGCACATCTCGGGCGAGATCGGCATCGGTGCCGGTGTGGTGGTCGGCGGGCGGCTGTTCCGCGGCGCGCACGGGTTCGCGGGCGAGCTCGGGCACGTCGTGGTCGTGCCCGACGGTGACGAGTGCCGCTGTGGCGGGCGGGGCTGCCTGGAGCGGTACGCGGGCCAGGACGTGCTGCTCGGCGACGCGCCCGACCTCGCCGCGCTGACGGCACGGCTCGCCGCGGGCGACCCGGTGGCGAGCGCGACCTGCCGGAACGCGGGCGAGGCGCTGGGCATCGCGCTCACCTCCGCGGTCCACCTGCTCGACCCCGACACGATCGTCCTCGGCGGCGTCTTCGGCGAGCTCTACCCCTGGCTGTCCGGGCCGGTCGCGGAGACCATGGCGAGCCGGCTGCGCCGGTTCCGCGGGGCCGTACCCGAGCTGATCGCCTCCAAGGTCGGGCCGGACGCGGCGATCCTCGGCGCGGCCGGATCGGTGATCATGCGGATCATCGCGGATCCGGCGGCGTTCCTCTCCGCGGCGGCGCAGCCCGCCTGA
- the xylA gene encoding xylose isomerase, with protein sequence MDAYTPRPEDRFSFGLWTVGWQARDPFGDATRPPLDPVETVHKLAELGAYGVTFHDDDLLATESDRAKAVERFKKALEDTGLKVPMATTNLFTHPVFKDGAFTSNDRDIRRYAIRKVMRNIDLAAELGAKTYVCWGGREGAESDAAKDVRDALARYKEAFDILAQYVLDKGYDIRFAIEPKPNEPRGDILLPTVGHALAFINELEHPELFGLNPEVGHEQMSNLNFVHAVAQALWHGKLFHIDLNGQHSTKYDQDLIFGHGDVKSAFFLVDLLEHGGYDGPRHFDYKPMRTEDPEDVWVSAAACMRTYLILKEKAKKFRADPEVQEALRAARADQLAVPTLAPGESWSDLEKDEFDLDAAAARGYHYSRLNQLAMEHLLGVR encoded by the coding sequence ATGGACGCGTACACCCCAAGGCCGGAAGACCGATTCTCGTTCGGTCTCTGGACGGTCGGCTGGCAGGCCCGTGACCCGTTCGGCGACGCCACCCGGCCGCCACTCGACCCCGTGGAGACCGTGCACAAGCTGGCCGAGCTCGGCGCGTACGGCGTCACGTTCCACGACGACGACCTGCTCGCGACCGAGTCCGACCGCGCCAAGGCCGTGGAGCGCTTCAAGAAGGCGCTCGAGGACACCGGCCTGAAGGTGCCGATGGCCACCACGAACCTGTTCACCCACCCGGTGTTCAAGGACGGCGCCTTCACCAGCAACGACCGCGACATCCGCCGGTACGCGATCCGCAAGGTGATGCGGAACATCGACCTCGCGGCCGAGCTCGGCGCGAAGACGTACGTCTGCTGGGGCGGCCGGGAGGGCGCCGAGTCCGACGCCGCCAAGGACGTGCGCGACGCCCTGGCCCGCTACAAGGAGGCCTTCGACATCCTCGCCCAGTACGTGCTGGACAAGGGGTACGACATCCGGTTCGCCATCGAGCCGAAGCCGAACGAGCCGCGCGGCGACATCCTGCTGCCGACCGTCGGCCACGCGCTCGCGTTCATCAACGAGCTGGAGCACCCCGAGCTGTTCGGGCTCAACCCCGAGGTCGGCCACGAGCAGATGTCGAACCTCAACTTCGTGCACGCCGTGGCGCAGGCGCTGTGGCACGGCAAGCTGTTCCACATCGACCTGAACGGCCAGCACAGCACCAAGTACGACCAGGACCTGATCTTCGGTCACGGCGACGTGAAGAGCGCGTTCTTCCTGGTCGACCTGCTGGAGCACGGCGGCTACGACGGCCCGCGGCACTTCGACTACAAGCCGATGCGCACCGAGGACCCCGAGGACGTGTGGGTGTCCGCCGCGGCCTGCATGCGCACCTACCTCATCCTCAAGGAGAAGGCGAAGAAGTTCCGCGCCGACCCCGAGGTGCAGGAGGCGCTGCGCGCCGCCCGCGCCGACCAGCTCGCCGTACCGACGCTCGCGCCCGGTGAGTCCTGGTCCGACCTGGAGAAGGACGAATTCGACCTGGATGCCGCCGCAGCCCGCGGCTACCACTACAGTCGTCTCAACCAGCTCGCCATGGAACACCTCCTCGGAGTGAGATGA
- the xylB gene encoding xylulokinase, producing MSLVAGVDSSTQSCKIVIRDAETGALVREGRAAHPDGTEVHPDAWWTAFQQAAEQAGGLDDVAAIAVGAQQHGMVCLDENGEVVRPALLWNDTRSAKAASDLVKELGGPQAWVDAVNSVPVASFTVTKLRWLAEHEPENAARVRAVCLPHDWLTWKLAGSPGIEAITTDRGDASGTGYWSPAAGTYRTDLLKLAFGTTPAVPRVLGPAERAGTTPGGAVLGPGTGDNMAAALGVGAKPGDVVVSIGTSGTAFAVSDTPAADPTGMVAGFADATGRFLPLACTLNAARVLDAIARVLGVTPARLSELALQAPPGADGLVLVPYFEGERTPNRPEATGLIHGMRLATATPAHLARAAVEGMLCGLADALDALGMSPSRVLLVGGGARSEAVRRIAPTVFGCQVVVPKPGEYVADGAARQAAWVLAGTPEPPAWEGAETEVYEGEPTPGLRERYAEARDLDQH from the coding sequence ATGAGCCTCGTCGCGGGCGTCGATTCGTCGACGCAGAGCTGCAAGATCGTGATTCGGGACGCGGAGACCGGCGCGCTGGTGCGCGAGGGCCGGGCCGCGCACCCGGACGGCACCGAGGTCCACCCGGACGCCTGGTGGACGGCCTTCCAGCAGGCCGCCGAGCAGGCGGGGGGCCTCGACGACGTCGCCGCGATCGCGGTCGGCGCGCAGCAGCACGGCATGGTCTGCCTCGACGAGAACGGCGAGGTGGTGCGCCCGGCGCTGCTGTGGAACGACACCCGCTCGGCCAAGGCCGCGAGCGACCTCGTCAAGGAGCTGGGCGGGCCGCAGGCGTGGGTGGACGCGGTGAACTCGGTGCCGGTCGCCTCGTTCACCGTGACCAAGCTGCGCTGGCTCGCCGAGCACGAGCCGGAGAACGCGGCCCGGGTGCGCGCGGTGTGCCTGCCGCACGACTGGCTCACCTGGAAGCTCGCCGGCTCCCCCGGCATCGAGGCGATCACCACCGACCGCGGTGACGCCTCCGGCACCGGGTACTGGTCGCCCGCCGCGGGCACGTACCGCACCGACCTGCTGAAGCTCGCCTTCGGCACGACGCCCGCGGTGCCGCGGGTGCTCGGCCCTGCCGAGCGGGCCGGGACCACGCCGGGCGGCGCGGTGCTCGGCCCCGGCACCGGCGACAACATGGCCGCCGCGCTCGGGGTGGGGGCCAAGCCGGGCGACGTGGTGGTGTCGATCGGCACCTCCGGTACGGCGTTCGCCGTCTCCGACACCCCTGCCGCCGACCCGACCGGCATGGTGGCCGGGTTCGCCGACGCCACCGGCCGCTTCCTCCCCCTCGCCTGCACGCTCAACGCGGCCCGGGTGCTCGACGCGATCGCGCGCGTGCTCGGCGTCACCCCCGCGCGGCTCAGCGAGCTCGCGCTGCAGGCCCCGCCCGGGGCCGACGGGCTCGTGCTCGTGCCGTACTTCGAGGGCGAGCGCACCCCGAACCGGCCCGAGGCGACCGGCCTGATCCACGGCATGCGCCTCGCCACCGCGACCCCGGCGCACCTCGCCCGGGCGGCGGTGGAGGGCATGCTGTGCGGGCTCGCCGACGCGCTCGACGCGCTCGGCATGTCGCCGTCCCGGGTGCTGCTCGTCGGCGGCGGGGCCCGCTCGGAGGCGGTGCGGCGCATCGCGCCGACCGTGTTCGGCTGCCAGGTGGTCGTGCCGAAGCCCGGCGAGTACGTCGCGGACGGCGCGGCCCGGCAGGCGGCGTGGGTGCTCGCGGGCACGCCCGAGCCTCCGGCCTGGGAGGGCGCGGAGACCGAGGTGTACGAGGGCGAGCCCACGCCGGGGCTGCGGGAGCGCTACGCCGAGGCGCGCGACCTCGACCAGCACTGA
- a CDS encoding DUF998 domain-containing protein translates to MLPLRTACAVVACAGTAVAAVAFVVAHLGGTGWMDVTIGTTLARDPGVALEVALAAAGCAGLALVAGLRAAGAPVGGWPGALLTAWGAATALLGVAPAGTPRLVAGALSVTAYLTLPAATALLVPALREDARWAAVARPMEWLALAQGLGVVAITYVALPGHQVMIGLVERLLLGVELAAAGLLAVRLLWLCRGMTGRLAGRVRVPLVGRS, encoded by the coding sequence ATGCTCCCCCTGAGAACGGCCTGTGCGGTGGTCGCCTGCGCCGGTACGGCGGTCGCGGCGGTGGCGTTCGTCGTGGCGCACCTGGGCGGCACCGGGTGGATGGACGTGACGATCGGCACCACGCTCGCGCGCGATCCGGGCGTCGCCCTCGAGGTCGCGCTCGCCGCGGCCGGGTGCGCCGGGCTCGCGCTCGTCGCCGGGCTGCGCGCGGCGGGGGCGCCGGTGGGCGGCTGGCCGGGCGCGCTGCTCACCGCGTGGGGCGCGGCCACGGCGCTGCTCGGGGTGGCGCCCGCGGGCACGCCGCGGCTCGTGGCCGGGGCGCTGTCGGTGACCGCCTACCTCACCCTGCCCGCGGCGACCGCGCTGCTCGTGCCCGCGCTGCGCGAGGACGCCCGGTGGGCCGCGGTGGCGCGGCCGATGGAGTGGCTCGCGCTCGCCCAGGGGCTCGGCGTGGTGGCGATCACCTACGTGGCGCTGCCCGGCCACCAGGTGATGATCGGGCTGGTGGAGCGGCTGCTGCTCGGCGTCGAGCTGGCGGCCGCGGGGCTGCTCGCCGTACGGCTGCTGTGGCTTTGCCGGGGCATGACTGGGCGGCTCGCCGGGCGGGTACGTGTACCGCTGGTCGGCCGTTCGTAA
- a CDS encoding sensor histidine kinase, translated as MIGAILDGLRGRRRDEGDQDRLDQLERLAEFHLKSEYRYPRKDLVGLVQCCRDAGLRVRLHISGTPPELPVTVRDAGHEILKEALVNVVKHGTGQASVIITYEERRLAIRVENPVPERRREARRDRGGLRHMRRCASLVGGTLTAGPGPNGWQVVATLPIRHSPWRTWTQTAQAN; from the coding sequence ATGATCGGGGCAATACTGGATGGCCTTCGCGGTCGCCGCCGGGACGAGGGGGATCAGGACCGTCTGGATCAGCTGGAACGGCTCGCCGAGTTCCACCTGAAGAGCGAGTACCGGTATCCGCGCAAGGATCTGGTGGGGCTGGTGCAGTGCTGCCGCGACGCCGGGCTGCGGGTGCGGCTGCACATCTCCGGGACGCCGCCCGAGCTGCCCGTGACGGTGCGCGACGCCGGGCACGAGATCCTCAAGGAGGCGCTGGTCAACGTGGTGAAGCACGGCACCGGCCAGGCCTCGGTGATCATCACGTACGAGGAGCGGCGGCTGGCGATCCGGGTGGAGAACCCGGTGCCGGAGCGCCGCCGGGAGGCGCGGCGCGACCGCGGCGGGCTGCGGCACATGCGGCGCTGCGCGAGCCTGGTCGGCGGCACGCTCACCGCCGGGCCGGGCCCGAACGGCTGGCAGGTGGTCGCCACGCTGCCGATCCGGCACAGCCCGTGGCGCACCTGGACGCAGACGGCGCAGGCCAACTGA
- a CDS encoding SigE family RNA polymerase sigma factor — MYRYAFVLTGNADDAADLVQEALARLGDAWHRVQRKDDPEGYVRTCMVRLHISWWRRRRREHLSASVPEEGYTDAGVDRVDADIGLWRELAELPARQRAVLVLRYYEDLSDGEIAKILGISTGTVRSQAARALEKLRIRRGGAALEAEKV, encoded by the coding sequence TTGTACCGCTACGCCTTCGTCCTGACGGGCAACGCGGACGACGCGGCGGATCTGGTGCAGGAGGCGCTGGCGCGCCTCGGCGACGCCTGGCATCGCGTGCAACGCAAGGACGACCCCGAAGGGTACGTCCGCACCTGCATGGTGCGCCTGCACATCAGCTGGTGGCGCAGGCGGCGCAGGGAACACCTGTCGGCGTCGGTGCCCGAGGAGGGCTACACCGACGCCGGGGTCGACCGCGTCGACGCCGACATCGGCCTGTGGCGGGAGCTGGCCGAGCTCCCGGCTCGGCAGCGCGCCGTCCTCGTGCTGCGGTACTACGAGGACCTCTCCGACGGTGAGATCGCCAAAATCCTCGGCATCTCCACGGGCACCGTCCGCAGCCAGGCCGCGCGTGCCCTGGAGAAGCTCCGTATCCGGCGAGGTGGGGCCGCATTGGAAGCGGAGAAGGTGTGA
- a CDS encoding CsbD family protein, translating into MGAGDKFRNKAEEVGGKVKEGYGEATGDEEKRAEGRGEQTRGKAKQAGEKVKDAAKHAKDAITGD; encoded by the coding sequence ATGGGTGCGGGCGACAAGTTCCGGAACAAGGCCGAAGAGGTCGGTGGCAAGGTCAAGGAGGGGTACGGCGAGGCCACCGGCGACGAGGAGAAGCGCGCCGAGGGCAGAGGCGAGCAGACCCGCGGCAAGGCGAAGCAGGCCGGCGAGAAGGTCAAGGACGCCGCGAAGCACGCCAAGGACGCGATCACGGGCGACTGA
- a CDS encoding YceI family protein has protein sequence MSTRDWQGLTIPTPGTFVLDPTHTRIGFWVRHMMVSKVRGHFAQYEGKVTIAEDPLQSTAEITIKAASIDTGVADRDGHLRSDDFLATDKYENITFRSTRVAHDEGNVLKVTGDLTIRDVTKEVELTVEFNGAGTNPWGKELFGFSITAEIDREDFGLTWNQALETGGVLVGKKVAIEIEGEAVREA, from the coding sequence ATGAGCACCCGTGACTGGCAGGGCCTCACCATCCCCACCCCCGGCACCTTCGTCCTCGACCCGACCCACACCCGGATCGGGTTCTGGGTGCGGCACATGATGGTGTCGAAGGTGCGCGGTCACTTCGCCCAGTACGAGGGCAAGGTCACGATCGCCGAGGACCCGCTGCAGTCCACCGCCGAGATCACGATCAAGGCCGCGAGCATCGACACCGGTGTGGCCGACCGGGACGGTCACCTCCGCAGCGACGACTTCCTCGCGACCGACAAGTACGAGAACATCACCTTCCGCAGCACCCGCGTCGCCCACGACGAGGGCAACGTGCTCAAGGTCACCGGTGACCTCACCATCCGCGACGTGACCAAGGAGGTCGAGCTCACCGTCGAGTTCAACGGCGCCGGCACGAACCCGTGGGGCAAGGAGCTGTTCGGCTTCAGCATCACCGCCGAGATCGACCGCGAGGACTTCGGCCTCACCTGGAACCAGGCCCTGGAGACCGGCGGCGTGCTCGTCGGCAAGAAGGTCGCCATCGAGATCGAGGGCGAGGCCGTCCGCGAGGCCTGA
- a CDS encoding MarR family winged helix-turn-helix transcriptional regulator: MQWLDDPRLTAAGLFTEAYTGVIARITPSLSEAGLSAVDFETLLRLARSPGHRLRMSDLAAQTNLSTSGVTRVVDRLERDNLVVRVTCENDRRALYATITEEGMARLNKVLPQHLEDIERWFTGLLTPQQLDALLEALRVIRDVVRPCATAGAERGEPEKGCGAA, encoded by the coding sequence GTGCAATGGTTGGACGATCCGCGGCTCACTGCCGCAGGCCTGTTCACGGAGGCCTATACCGGCGTGATCGCGCGGATCACGCCGAGCCTCAGCGAAGCCGGGCTGTCCGCGGTCGACTTCGAGACCCTGCTTCGCCTCGCCCGCTCACCCGGCCACCGGCTGCGGATGAGCGACCTCGCCGCCCAGACGAACCTGTCCACCAGCGGCGTCACCCGGGTGGTCGACCGGCTGGAACGCGACAACCTGGTCGTGCGCGTGACCTGCGAGAACGATCGCCGCGCCCTGTACGCGACGATCACCGAGGAGGGCATGGCACGGCTCAACAAGGTGCTGCCGCAGCACCTTGAGGACATCGAGAGGTGGTTCACCGGGCTGCTCACGCCACAGCAGCTCGACGCCCTGCTCGAGGCGCTGCGCGTCATCCGCGACGTGGTACGGCCCTGCGCCACGGCCGGCGCCGAGCGCGGGGAGCCGGAGAAGGGCTGCGGCGCCGCGTGA